The following coding sequences are from one Nicotiana tomentosiformis chromosome 3, ASM39032v3, whole genome shotgun sequence window:
- the LOC104085873 gene encoding alpha-mannosidase I MNS5 isoform X2 gives MFRPAVAIWILLYLVISPSIFIICLSQQHSTNLMADKRKRMSDRVREMFYHAYDNYMMYAFPHDELKPLTNTYTDSLSELGNLKLEHLPQQYNGSALTLIESLSSLAILGNYTEFEKAILWLSENLSFDVDARINLFECNIRVLGGLVSAHILATDSTNRLVQGTYKNQLLDLAEDLGQRFLPAFNTPTGLPYAWINLKHGVMADETTETSTSGCGSLILEMGTLSRLTGDPRFEMAALRALRKLWSMRSSLNLLGTTLDVETGNWIEYSSGIGAGVDSFYEYLMKAYVLFGRDEFWKMFQSAYIAVQKYFRHGPWYHEADMRTGKATYWQLTSLQAFWPGLQVQVGDIEAANSSHREFFKVWKKYGVLPERYLLDHQLLHPTEKYYPLRPELAESTFYLYQATKDPWYMEVGESIINSLNAYTRVKGGFASIRDVTTMQLEDHQHSFFLAETCKYLYLLFDDSFLLNQNYIFTTEGHPLPVRRSWHERLPEAYNLSNGSSVKIEVHCACESRVDVCSISASRNGIRAEIDRFELFFAFNLRT, from the exons ATGTTTCGACCAGCGGTGGCAATATGGATTCTTCTCTATCTTGTCATCTCTCCCTCCATATTTATCATCTGTTTGTCACAACAACACTCCACCAATCTTATGGCAGATAAAAGGAAGCGCATGAGCGATAGAGTTCGCGAAAT GTTTTACCATGCTTATGATAACTACATGATGTATGCTTTTCCG CATGATGAGCTGAAACCTCTGACCAACACCTACACAGATTCTCTAAGTGaacttggaaatttgaag CTTGAACATCTGCCACAACAGTACAATGGGTCTGCTCTTACCCTAATTGAATCACTCTCCAG CCTCGCAATCTTGGGTAACTACACTGAGTTTGAAAAGGCTATTCTTTGGCTATCCGAAAATCTATCATTTGATGTTGATGCAAGGATAAATCTGTTTGAG TGCAACATAAGAGTTCTTGGAGGACTTGTTTCTGCTCATATTCTTGCCACTGATTCTACGAACAGGTTGGTTCAAGGAACTTATAAGAATCAACTCCTTGACCTGGCTGAGGATTTGGGACAACGCTTTCTACCTGCTTTCAATACTCCAACCGGATTACCTTATGCTTGGATCAACTTAAAG CATGGTGTAATGGCGGATGAGACAACTGAAACGAGCACATCTGGATGTG GTTCTCTAATCCTTGAAATGGGTACATTATCACGTTTAACCGGTGATCCGAGATTTGAGATGGCAGCTTTGCGTGCTCTTCGTAAGTTATGGAGCATGCGGAGTTCTCTAAATCTTCTTGGCACTACACTGGATGTAGAAACTGGAAACTGGATTGAATATTCTTCTGGAATTGGAGCTG GTGTGGATTCATTCTATGAATATCTGATGAAAGCCTATGTTCTATTTGGAAGAGATGAATTTTGGAAGATGTTTCAATCTGCTTACATTGCTGTGCAGAAATACTTTAGGCATGGCCCATG GTATCATGAAGCTGACATGAGAACAGGAAAAGCAACATACTGGCAGCTCACAAGTCTTCAAGCATTTTGGCCTGGATTGCAA GTTCAAGTTGGGGATATCGAGGCAGCTAATTCATCACACCGCGAATTTTTCAAGGTGTGGAAGAAATATGGAGTACTTCCTGAGAG GTATCTGCTGGACCATCAGCTGTTGCATCCTACTGAAAAATACTATCCTCTACGCCCTGAATTGGCAGAGTCCACATTTTACTTATACCAAGCAACCAAAG ATCCATGGTACATGGAAGTGGGTGAATCAATAATAAATTCTCTGAATGCATACACAAGAGTTAAAGGCGGCTTTGCCAGCATTAGGGACGTGACTACAATGCAATTAGAAGACCATCAGCATAGTTTCTTCCTGGCAGAAAC GTGCAAGTATTTGTATCTACTTTTTGATGATTCGTTTCTCCTTAATCAAAATTACATTTTTACAACTGAGGGTCATCCCCTGCCTGTTAGACGCAGTTGGCATGAGAGGCTTCCTGAGGCTTATAATCTAAGTAATGGAAGTTCTGTCAAG ATCGAAGTTCATTGTGCATGTGAGAGTCGTGTAGATGTGTGCTCAATTAGTGCAAGTCGAAATGGTATAAGAGCGGAAATCGATCGATTTGAGTTGTTCTTCGCCTTCAATTTGAGAACTTAG
- the LOC117274108 gene encoding uncharacterized protein codes for MDEAVYQKSTNYNLLSTGRNGTDIICCKTSASDKKLRIFGFELNPCLKDSICSRSERHESVSSFETFMDERPKEKTSICMNSSGIVLPNPNENLRNLSVSAVMELKYECHFCLKKFSNSRALGGHQNAHRRERLKKKRMDLEAKRASSSMFYLNALIRNNGVMYPYSYVPTIVYGSSLISFSSVYHCQNGTHSPCFTVASSSGELYLQNSSFIAIQGGESRGRYPLSLVIVPSTS; via the coding sequence ATGGATGAGGCAGTGTACCAAAAATCTACCAACTATAATCTCCTTTCAACCGGAAGGAATGGAACAGATATTATCTGTTGCAAAACTAGTGCTTCAGATAAAAAGCTTAGAATATTTGGCTTTGAGTTAAATCCTTGTTTGAAGGATAGCATTTGTTCAAGATCTGAAAGACACGAGAGTGTAAGCTCCTTCGAAACATTTATGGATGAACGACCAAAGGAAAAAACTTCCATCTGTATGAATTCCTCTGGTATAGTTCTTCCCAACCCAAACGAGAACCTCCGAAACTTGAGTGTCTCAGCTGTCATGGAGCTTAAATATGAGTGCCACTTCTGTTTGAAAAAGTTTTCAAACTCACGGGCACTTGGAGGTCACCAAAATGCCCATAGAAGAGAGAGGCTGAAGAAGAAAAGGATGGATCTTGAAGCAAAAAGGGCAAGTAGCTCCATGTTCTACCTTAATGCTTTAATCAGAAACAATGGAGTTATGTACCCTTACTCTTATGTTCCCACCATTGTTTACGGAAGTTCACTTATCAGTTTCAGCTCTGTATATCACTGTCAGAACGGCACTCATTCCCCATGTTTTACTGTTGCTAGTTCTTCAGGTGAACTATACTTGCAGAATAGCTCTTTTATCGCGATTCAGGGTGGTGAGTCTAGAGGGAGATATCCCTTGTCCCTTGTCATCGTGCCCTCTACTTCCTGA
- the LOC104085871 gene encoding putative DNA glycosylase At3g47830 isoform X2, translating into MTKLTKAQKSRKRKKSEDQCSPSPCSSAKSSKTAQVTTASSNGSEPFPDFPRPTPDECRTVRDDLLAVHGFPKEFIKYRKQRSLNHDNDIGDEDDDVSGTESCKRSVLDGLISTILSQNTTEANSQRAFASLKSSFPTWESVLAADAKLVEDAIRCGGLAPTKTSCIKGILSSLFQKKGNLCLEYLRELSIEEIKRELSCFRGIGPKTVACVLMFHLQQDDFPVDTHIAKTLRWVPAAADVKKTYLHLNRRIPDELKFDLNCLIYTHGKVCRECSGKGSDKPKKEHCDKLCPLLRQSSNAI; encoded by the exons ATGACCAAACTGACAAAGGCGCAAAAAAGCCGAAAGAGGAAAAAATCCGAAGACCAATGTTCACCTTCTCCATGTTCGTCTGCAAAATCATCGAAAACGGCTCAAGTCACCACTGCTTCCTCCAATGGCAGTGAGCCATTCCCCGATTTCCCTCGGCCTACGCCGGACGAATGCCGAACTGTGAGGGATGATCTCTTGGCCGTCCATGGTTTCCCCAAAGAATTTATCAAGTACCGCAAGCAAAGATCACTCAATCATGATAATGACattggagatgaagatgatgatgtTAGTGGTACTGAGTCTTGTAAACGGAGTGTACTGGACGGTCTAATAAGCACCATTTTGTCGCAGAACACCACTGAAGCTAACTCTCAGAGGGCTTTTGCTTCCCTCAAATCCTCTTTTCCAACCTGGGAATCT GTTCTAGCTGCTGATGCAAAGCTTGTTGAAGATGCCATAAGATGTGGAGGTTTAGCGCCCACCAAAACTTCTTGTATCAAGGGAATATTGAGTTCATTGTTTCAGAAAAAAGGAAATCTGTGCTTGGAGTACTTGAGAGAACTATCCATAGAGGAAATAAAAAGGGAACTCTCTTGTTTCAGAGGGATTGGCCCCAAAACG gtggcatGTGTCTTGATGTTCCATCTTCAGCAAGATGATTTTCCAGTGGACACACAT ATTGCAAAGACTCTTCGTTGGGTACCCGCTGCAGCTGATGTAAAAAAGACATATCTTCATCTGAATCGGCGAATTCCAGATGAACTAAAGTTTGACCTTAATTGTCTCATTTATACCCATGGTAAGGTCTGTAGGGAATGCTCGGGAAAAGGTTCTGACAAACCCAAAAAGGAACACTGTGACAAACTTTGCCCATTACTGCGCCAAAGTTCTAATGCAATATGA
- the LOC104085871 gene encoding putative DNA glycosylase At3g47830 isoform X1: MTKLTKAQKSRKRKKSEDQCSPSPCSSAKSSKTAQVTTASSNGSEPFPDFPRPTPDECRTVRDDLLAVHGFPKEFIKYRKQRSLNHDNDIGDEDDDVSGTESCKRSVLDGLISTILSQNTTEANSQRAFASLKSSFPTWESVLAADAKLVEDAIRCGGLAPTKTSCIKGILSSLFQKKGNLCLEYLRELSIEEIKRELSCFRGIGPKTVACVLMFHLQQDDFPVDTHIFQIAKTLRWVPAAADVKKTYLHLNRRIPDELKFDLNCLIYTHGKVCRECSGKGSDKPKKEHCDKLCPLLRQSSNAI; this comes from the exons ATGACCAAACTGACAAAGGCGCAAAAAAGCCGAAAGAGGAAAAAATCCGAAGACCAATGTTCACCTTCTCCATGTTCGTCTGCAAAATCATCGAAAACGGCTCAAGTCACCACTGCTTCCTCCAATGGCAGTGAGCCATTCCCCGATTTCCCTCGGCCTACGCCGGACGAATGCCGAACTGTGAGGGATGATCTCTTGGCCGTCCATGGTTTCCCCAAAGAATTTATCAAGTACCGCAAGCAAAGATCACTCAATCATGATAATGACattggagatgaagatgatgatgtTAGTGGTACTGAGTCTTGTAAACGGAGTGTACTGGACGGTCTAATAAGCACCATTTTGTCGCAGAACACCACTGAAGCTAACTCTCAGAGGGCTTTTGCTTCCCTCAAATCCTCTTTTCCAACCTGGGAATCT GTTCTAGCTGCTGATGCAAAGCTTGTTGAAGATGCCATAAGATGTGGAGGTTTAGCGCCCACCAAAACTTCTTGTATCAAGGGAATATTGAGTTCATTGTTTCAGAAAAAAGGAAATCTGTGCTTGGAGTACTTGAGAGAACTATCCATAGAGGAAATAAAAAGGGAACTCTCTTGTTTCAGAGGGATTGGCCCCAAAACG gtggcatGTGTCTTGATGTTCCATCTTCAGCAAGATGATTTTCCAGTGGACACACAT ATTTTTCAGATTGCAAAGACTCTTCGTTGGGTACCCGCTGCAGCTGATGTAAAAAAGACATATCTTCATCTGAATCGGCGAATTCCAGATGAACTAAAGTTTGACCTTAATTGTCTCATTTATACCCATGGTAAGGTCTGTAGGGAATGCTCGGGAAAAGGTTCTGACAAACCCAAAAAGGAACACTGTGACAAACTTTGCCCATTACTGCGCCAAAGTTCTAATGCAATATGA